The window GTCCTGGCAGTGGGAACGGGTAGAGAAATACTCACGAGGCAGGCCGGTCTTGTCTCAGATCAATGGTGAAGACTACAGCATCTTCACCTGCTGATAGGAAAGTGCATGGAGAATCCGGTTCTAGGGCCAGCTGGAAGATAAATACTTGGGCATTGGTTCCCTTGTTACCCAAAGTGGCAAGATCCCTTTCTCCCAGTAAACCATCGGCTATTAACAGGAGCTGATACAGCACCAAGCCCTCTACACCGTGGTCAAGTGCTCACGTCACTGCTTTGCAGGGCACAGAGACCCTCGTCACCCTCAGAGGCGACAGCAATTATAAGGAAGTATTTAAGAGTTGGTCCCCCCGTACCAGTGGCTCTGCCTTCGCTATTTCTGGCAGCTGGTGAGCCAGGACAGTCCCCGGGTGTTTCGGGggtccccagctgcagcccgcCCCCTCCGCAGGCTGGTCTGGGCTCACCTTGTGCGAGGCTCCTTTGTGCTGTGCCACGCGTTTGGTGTTTCTGCAGCACTGGGTGGCGGAGAGCTCGGCCACCCGGACCTGGCCGTCCCGAGCACACATCGCCAGAGTGGAGTCGCCACTGTTGGGGAGGAACTTGGCCTGGAAAAGAGCAAGCGGAGGGGCAGCTTTCAACACCAGGGCAGGGGCTTGTGTACACAGCAACGGAAATGGGGTGAAACAGGAGAGGAATCGAGGGCAGCATCCCCGCCTGACCCCAACGAGCCCTGGATGCTCAGATCTGCAGGCAGCGACTGCGAAGCCTCGACTCGATGGGCCGAGCTCTCCGAGCAATCGCCCTGGCCCCTTCTGGCAAGCGCGGGGAGCCGAGAGCCTGGCGGAGACGCTGCTGTGTCCCTCCAGGCGCGGGCTGTGCCGTGGTGGCAGCAGAGCCCGGCCCTCCAGGCCCCTCTGGCGGTGGCAGAGCTGCCACACTGCCCACGCGCCGGGCTGCCCGCCACGGCACAGCTGCCCCCTCTGAGCGCGGGTCCTGCCCACGGCCCCTCCCAAACCTGCTGCTCACCAGGgccagaggagcagcagggggACGCTCTGCAGGGAGCGGGGCCATCTCACCCCACCGTCCCCAGCCAGGGCTCCGAGAGACGGTGGATTTTCGGCCACACCGGTGGGTTTTGATGGTTAGTTACCACCGCACAGCGCTGGACTCCTCTCGCAGCCCTTAGCTTTAACCACACATTTCTTTCGCCCCACAAAGTATCATTCAGATGAAATTTTGTGCTTCTAGAGCCAGCACCTGCCCAGCATGGGGAATCTTCTACCATCCCTGGCCCTCCAAGGACCCTCCCCACACACTCCTCACCTGGAAGACGTTGCTCTTGTGGCCGCTCTCGAACTCCAGCACCGGCTGCCTCCTGACCCAGTCCCACACCACCACTTTGAGGTCGTCGCTGCCACTGGCCAGCCATGTGCCACGCTGGTTAAAGTGCAGGGTGTTGACGCAGCCCGTGTGGCCCTCCAGGCCATGCTGGAGACGGAAGCGTTGCACAAAGACCCTGGCCCCGCAGGCCTCGTAGACGAAGCGGGCACTGGAGCCCAGCTCCCTTTCCCGGAGGGCATGGACCGCCTgccagcggggctggggcagcgccGTGGTCTCCGAGGACACCCAGTCCTCCAGGGCCTGCTCATCATCGGAGGAGTCTTGGTCGTGGTTGGCACGCTTGCGCTGGGCACGGCGGTGGGACCGCTGCTCCTCCTCTtcgtcctcctcctcttcctcctccgaGTGCGACCGGTCAAGGGCACGGTTTTCCTCGTTTATGGAGTAGTGGCCTGTGTCATCCATGCTATCAGAGTCCTTCTCTTCCCCCGAGCTCTCTGTGTCCGTGTCCCGGctctctgtgctggtgcggTTGGGCCCCACATCGTCTCCCGTGAGGCTCAGGCTGAGGTCGGAGGCCTCCACCTCGATGCCGGAGGAGGTTTCTCGGCCCTCCTCAGCTGACATCTCCTCCGGGCTGCTGGACAAGCTGCCTGCGTGGTGCAGACAAGGCCATGAGCCTCCCCAGCAGGAGACCCCAGGCATGGGGAGACCAGTCCCTGCCAGCACCCTTACCATTCACTATGTCCGTCTTCCCCTCCATGCTGCTCCCTTTATCCGACATCGCGTTTTCCAGAGTGCTCACCCTGTGTGcgagagagggagagagtggAAGCTGGAGCATCCCTGCCACGGCCAGTCTGCCAAGACGGAGACATGCTGCCCTGTCCCTGTGTCGGTGGAGCCGCACGCATAGCCACGGCATCGTGGGCTGATCTGGAGAGCACGGCTTTCTGAGGGAAAACGCAATCAGCGGAGGAAGCAGCACGGACGTGGCTACAGGCTCGGTGGCCATGCTCGATGCACACAAGTATGCATGACAACAAAAGCTCATCAGCCATCGCTGAGGGCAGAGCGAACGGCAACGCCTCTCGGCCTCCACCGAGGCACCCGCAGCTGGGCAACAGGGCTGCTCGCCACCATCCCCTGAACTCCTCTCCAGTTTCTAATTTGCTCAGACGCCATCAACTCAGCAGGGAAGCAGATCCGTGACCTGCCACGttgcctctcctcctgcctgcgGGACGGCTCCcggcttccactgcctgtgcccGGACCCCCCTTCACCTCCCGCAGTAAGACAGGCGCTTCCCAACTGGCGACCCCCAGCCACActcaggggaaggaggaggtgtTGGCTCCAGCTTGGCAGCAACGGCTACAGCAAGGCAGCTGCCCAACACATCCCTGGCTTGGggcgggcagggaggcaggagcgGGGCTCGGATCGCAGGCAGATGAGGCAAGGTGGCTGGGAAGGCAGCGAGTCACGGTATCGAGAAACTTCTTGGCACCTGCAgactgcaggcagccagctAAAAGCTGctcaagaggtttttttaaccccaacaacagatttttaaacACCTTCCCACACATAATCCTCCCAGTCTCGCCGATGGGCTGTTTTCCTCCAcaccacagccaggacagcagcCCCAGACACCTGGCCACCCCAACTAGTCGTTGCCAAGAGCAAGCTTTGGCCTTTGGCTCCCCCAACAACCCTACTTCTTCCGGGGAGCGGGCAAGAGCAGAGCCAGGCGACGaggccagcagctccccagcactTCCAGTTGCTCCAGGAGAGGTGGGCCAATTCCTCACAAGTGCATGGAAAACCAAAGGCAAGCACGTTTTTGGCTCCTGGGCATTTCCCAGCCCTTCCTTTGGAGAGCTGGGTGCCATAGGGAGGGGAGGCAAGAGCTGCAGGAGTGGTGACAGTCCCGCTGCATCCGAGGATGGGGTCCAAAGCGGCCCCagctccccagtgctgcagggcagctcctgcGGGGCTCTGGCTGCGAGGTGGAGCTGCCTCCATGCCCAGGGACTGCAGACCCCCCTGCCCAAGATCACAGTGCCCATCGCTTGCCGGAGGTCACAGGTGGCTTTTGGCGAGAGCACCTGCCAGCAGAGCCGCCTCGCCGGGCTATGCCGAGACACAGGAGGAAAACATGTCAGAGTCACGAGCAGCAGAGGTTTTGCCaaggtggagggaaaaaaaaaaaaacccaccacattttatttatgctttGCTCGTTCTTTactttccttctatttttagTCAGACTTTTTCATACTTGGTTTAGCTGCTTGTTCTTAACTAGTGTCAGGGAGTCTGCTAAAAGTTCCCCATTTACACGCAGGGAAAAGCCAAAGCCAGAACATCATTAACTCCGATTACAGCAAACACTCGAGAGACTAATCCTCGTTAGACTGGGAATTAGCACCAGCAGAACCCCGAAGAGccaaagaaggcaaaaggctCTGCCCAGGCTGGGTCTGTCACTGCCAGTCCAAGCCTGAGCACGGCTCCTCTCTAAAAAACAGGTGATTTAGGAGGCAAGCAGGGCTTGCTGAAGCTGCCAACCCACAGGTACAGCTGCAGGGCGATGGAGCACCGGGGTGCTTGGGCAAGGCTTGGGCAGCCGGGCTGGCTTCCAGTGTAGGAACGTTTATAAGGAAATGAAGTTTATGCATCTGAAAACACCAGCGAGCTTCAGCCAACtgcagctgctcgctcagtAATAAGAGGAGtagtgcagaagaaaaaaaagagttttctgcAGCTTCAGTTTTAACTCTTCCGCAGCTGGCACTGCCAGCCTGtgtaaaaacactttaaaaccACCAGTACTGtgcagagggggaggaaagggctGAAAAGCAGTGCTGGGGACAAGAACTGCCACAGAgcttcagcctcctctcccGCCCCTAAACCCACCGGATCTCCACTCTGCACAAGCAGCCAGACGTGGTGCCGAGCCCGTCCCTCCAGCGCCGACAGCTCTCGGCACGTGAAGGCTTCGTGCCGGCGGCGCAGCGGGGAGCAGAGCGGGTGCTCACCTCCCGCAAAGCGCCAAGGCTCAGCCCTAGGAGGGGATTACTCACCACCGCAGCGGGGGCGACTCGTGCTCGCTCAGCCAGCAAGTTCGTGGTGCTGCAGACGGTGCCCCCGTGCCCGGCCAGGTCTGTCCCCAggggctgcgggcaggaccatgcaggagctggggcaggactGGTTTTAATTTACTGCTCTTCGCGGTGAGGCGACGCCATCCCTCGTATGGTGCCTGTCACGCTGATGACTAAGAAACAGGCTCAAAACACTGCAGTGCTCAGCTACGGCTTAACTCCCCACCGCCTGAGTCGTTAGGAGATCAGAAAGTCCATCAACAGGTCGGCTTTCCCTCCACCGATTATTTTGCCTTCGGCAGCATTATTAATCCAAGGGGCTGGAAGAGTCATTGCACATAGGAAAGGAACCAGGTTTGGACTTTGCTCCTCAGCAGTTATTTTCCTCTGCCAAATTACCTATTCAGATCTGTCATTAACACTGTTTCACGGCAGCCTTTTCATGAAGGTGAGGAACAAGAAACACGCTTTCAGAGGAGAGGAATCCATTACCAAATAATTAGCCTGACTTCACATCTCATCCACCCACACCAGAGGACCGTAACCTCACTAGGAAATTAAGagaattgagaaaaaaaaacatcctcAGCTCCTTGGTGGAGCAGACAGCAGGGACAGATGTGGCCTCTGCCAGCACCAGGGACATCGTGGGTGACACCGGGCTCCCCAGCCATCTTCTACACCCGGGAGCACGACGCCAGCCCGTGCTGGCTGCCCAGCACCGATGGATAGCCGGGCTGGGTATTCAGCTACGACAACTCTGTCAGCCTCCCAGCCACCCACCAGCTCCACTCGCAAGCGCTGAAGCCGTTCACGTGGCAGGGAGATTAAAGCGCGCGTCAACCGGCAGCCCCGCGGCATGGTTCGGCACAGCACAGCGCGCCGTCGGCAATCGAGGGCTCAGGCAGGGACAAACCGGCAGCAGGAGGACACGGGGGAACCCTGCACTTGAGTTACTGGCACTGGAAACGCAGACAGCGCCAGAGGTATCGCTTCCACCTCTCCAAATTGAGGAGCACTGGTTGAGGGAAGCAATGAGACGCTGCTCGGTGCTGACCGGAGGGAGCTGGGAcacagccagccctgcagagagcccCGAGCCCTCACAGAGGGATTTGAGCCCCTCACCAAGCTGCCAGCACCAGGCCCGGCCTCCTGCCAAGGCAGCAATGCCTCAGGGCACGCCACTGGAGCTGGTGAACCCAGCCCGGTCCTAGGGCACTGTGCCAAGCAACCCTGAGAGCCAACACATGGGTCTTGCAGTTCCCTGGAGTCAACATCTGGACAGGATCCCTGCTCCCAGCTTCACATGCTCGAAGTCTGACTCTCCGGCACCCTTGTGAGGGCCCTAAAAATATCCCTCCACATGCCACAGCCTCATGGCTGCCTGCACAGCCACCAGGATCTACCCGTGGGTGCTGCCACAgcgctgctgcctcctccccctgcGGCAGGAACGGCCCCAACCCAGCAAACGAGCGCCTGGGCCTCAGCATGCTGCTGACACAGTGCGCCGGGGCTCACAGCCCCCAAACCAGAATGGTACTGGTCAGCAACTCCAACAGTCACGCCCAGGAGATGGTCCTTTCCATCCCGAGCTGCTACACCAACCTGTAATGCCATGAGGCAGCGGGACACAGGCCATGCTCTGTGCAACAGCCAGCTCCAGCCCGTCGCTGCCGCACGAGATTCGCCATCCATCCACACCGGCACTCGGTGCCCCTCCACAGCACCCGCAGGACTCAGCCACGCACCGCAGCGTTGCCAACCTAGCCGCTTTACAGCTGGAAACCCAGCACTCACAGCCGCTTCGTCCCTGAACGATCcgtcattaaaatatttacatagcTATATAAACACCCAAATAGCCAGCCTCAGTGGGCGCTCGGCACCCAGGCTGTGTTCCGGCTACGTAAAGCAGAGGAGCAACGGGGCCAGAAGCGAGCACAGGGCATTTTCAACCCACAAAGAGCCCCTCACCTCGGTTTCCAATGTCCCAGCATGCCAAGACGCCCACAGGACACCATGGTGTGCCCTCGTGCCTGTGTTTACACCGGGTCCCTCCCGCATGTGTGGCACTGGGCTCGGCTGAGCCTCTTCTATTTAAGGAAAGTTTTCTCATCGGACCTGGATGAAGGCAACCTTATTTGTTCGCTGCAggagccttcctcccccccgaGATGGTGTTGGGGGGTTTAAACCCCCAGTTAAACCTCCCACAATGAGCAGGTTTCCACTGTGAATGCCCCTCGCAGGGGAGAGGCTGGCCGGGTGCCTCTGGTTTGCCGAGACAGGGGCAGAAACCTGCCAGTGGGCCGTACTTGGGAGAGCTTTGGTTAATTACAAACCTACTCGGGATCCCGGCAGGTCCTAGTGACGACGCTAATTAAGCATCTTCCTGTCTGCAGTAACACGGAGGTCCAGAATCCCCACCTTGGAGCATCCTGGGCACAGCAGCTTCTCCTTGGGCGACacagcacccacctccccaccGCTTTTCCCAGCCATCCCGTGGCACAGCCCTGGCTCCCGCAACACCTCATGGGACAGCATGAACCCGCTCCCAGTGCGGGCAGGGCCTAATTAACCGCGGCTAATCAGAACCAGCTCCTCAGCATGTAGTGTTGCCCCCTCCCCATCCAGCAccctggaggagggaggctcctggctcccaGGGGGAAGTGGTCGTCCTGAGGCCGAGGAGAGCCCAGCCAGCAGGAGACATCCCACAGGAGCAAAGGGGTGGGCAGCCAGAGGAGCCCAGGGCCGCACCACCAACACAATTCGGCATTGTGAAGGAGActgaggcagctgcagcccaaAC of the Phalacrocorax aristotelis chromosome 25, bGulAri2.1, whole genome shotgun sequence genome contains:
- the DCAF8 gene encoding DDB1- and CUL4-associated factor 8, giving the protein MSDKGSSMEGKTDIVNGSLSSSPEEMSAEEGRETSSGIEVEASDLSLSLTGDDVGPNRTSTESRDTDTESSGEEKDSDSMDDTGHYSINEENRALDRSHSEEEEEEDEEEEQRSHRRAQRKRANHDQDSSDDEQALEDWVSSETTALPQPRWQAVHALRERELGSSARFVYEACGARVFVQRFRLQHGLEGHTGCVNTLHFNQRGTWLASGSDDLKVVVWDWVRRQPVLEFESGHKSNVFQAKFLPNSGDSTLAMCARDGQVRVAELSATQCCRNTKRVAQHKGASHKLALEPDSPCTFLSAGEDAVVFTIDLRQDRPASKLVVTKEKEKKVGLYTIYVNPANTYQFAVGGRDQFVRIYDQRKIDENENNGVLKKFCPHHLVNSESKANITCLVYSHDGSELLASYNDEDIYLFNSSHSDGAEYIKRYKGHRNNATVKGVNFYGPKSEFVVSGSDCGHIFLWEKSSCQIVQFMEGDNGGVVNCLEPHPHLPVLATSGLDHDVKIWAPTAENPTELAGLKEVIKKNKLERDEDSLHHTDMFDSHMLWFLMHHLRQRRHHRRRREPGAPDGDSDESPSSSDTSDDEEEGPDRVQCMPS